The genomic stretch TAAGCATTGGCTCTGGCATGGTTCATGGTCGTGCTAGGGTTGCTTTCCATCATCTCGATGTACGTGACTTTAACGAAGGGGAAATCCTTGTAATTGATCGTACTGATGCTGACTTTATTGATGTAATTCGTAAAGCAGCAGCAGTCATTACTGAAGATGCCAACCTTGATTCCCATGCAGTGGTCATTGGCAGAAGATTAGGTATCCCTATCCTAGTTGGGGTCAAAAATGCCACAGGCTTTATTCGTGATGGTGAACCGCTGAGTATTAATTTCAGCAAAGGCATGATTTATTCTGGTTCGCGATCAGACGATTTGGCATTTTAGCTATATTACAGTTGGTGCTAAGCACCAACTGTAATGTTTTTTGAGTTAGTCATGGAAAATTTTGCTTTTTATAATCCAGTCAAAATTCTATTTGGCAAAGGTCAAATCGCGAATATTGCAGCAGAAATTCCTGTTGATGCCAAAATCCTTGTCACCTATGGTGGTGGCAGTATCAAAACCAATGGAGTTTATGAGCAAGTAAAAGCTGCCCTAACAGGACGAACCTTTCTAGAATTCGGCGGGATTGAAGCCAATCCACATCTGGAAACATTACTCAAGGCAGTTGAGTTGATTCGTGCTGAAGGAGTTAATTTTTTACTAGCTGTTGGTGGTGGTTCAGTCGTTGATGGGACAAAATTTATTGCCGCAGCAGTTCCCTTTGATGGCGATCCTTGGGACATTTTGGCAAAACATGCCCCCATCAAGGCGGCGATCCCATTTGGTGCAGTTTTGACCCTGCCAGCAACAGGCTCAGAAATGAATACTAGTTCTGTAGTAACTAAGTGGGAAACCCAAGAAAAACTATTTTTCTCTAGTCCCCTTGTATTTCCTAAATTCTCGGTACTAGATCCTGAAACCACTTTCTCGCTGCCTCCAAGACAGGTAAGTAATGGCATTGTTGATGCTTTTACCCATGTAATGGAACAGTATTTGACCTATCCCGTTAATGCCCCACTCCAAGATAGGATGGCAGAATCAATTCTACAAACCTTGATCGAGGAAGGTCCCAAAACCTTGTTAGATCTCCGTGATTATGAGTCCAGAGCTAACGTGATGTGGTGCGCCACTATGGCTCTGAATGGTCTGATTGGTGTCGGTGTCCCTCAAGATTGGGCAACACATATGATTGGTCATGAACTCACAGCTCTGCATGGACTGGATCATGCCCAAACCTTGGCGATTGTTTTACCGAATATGCTAACGATTAAGCGCGATCGCAAGCGTGAAAAACTACTGCAATATGCTGAGCGCGTTTGGGGTCTGGTCGATGGTGATGAAGACGTGAGAATTGATCAGGCAATCCAAAAAACTCGTGACTTTTTTGAATCCGTCGGCGTTCACACCAAGCTTTCAGATTATGGTGTGGGCTTAGATGTCATTCCCTTAATCACCGATCGCTTCGAGAAGCGTGGCTTTGTGGCTTTAGGTGAACATCAAGATGTCACACCCAAGGTTGTCGAGCAAATTTTAGCACTCTGTGCTTAACTTCTAAAAGTGCTGCATAGCAGCACTTTTAGCTATTTATTTTGATGTTGATCAATATGACTAAGAAACTGTTATTTGTTTGTCTCGGAAATATTTGCCGATCGCCTGCTGCGGAAAATATCATGAATCATCTGATTGAGCAGGAAGGACTAAGCGATCGCTTTATTTGTGATTCCGCAGGTACAGGTGGTTGGCATGTAGGCGCACCACCTGATCGCCGAATGCGAGCTGCCGCCAAAGAACGAGGTTTAAATTTTGTTGGTTCCGCTAGACAATTTGAAGCGATGGACTTACGGGAATTTGACCTAATCTTGGCAATGGACAGAGACAACTATCACAATATCCTTGCCCTCGATCCACAGGGGAAATTCAAGGACAAGGTGAAAATGATGTGTGACTATTGCCAAACCCACAATGACAAAGAAGTGCCAGATCCCTATTATGGTGGTGCAGATGGCTTTAATTATGTCATCGATCTCCTCTTCGATGCCTGTGGTGGACTTCTCAAATCCTTGAAAAGTCGCTAAAGTCATGTAATGCTCTGCCCAACCAGAATAAACAGCGCAAAGGAGCAAAAAATATGTCTGCTTCAGTTACAGAAGATCTCATAACACCAAACGCAAAAGTCTGGACAGATCGGGCATTCATGGCTCTTCCCGATGATGAATGTCGTTATGAAATTGTAAATGGAGAACTAGTTGTCATGGGCAACTCAGGTGCTTTACATGGCTATATTTCCATTGTTTTGAGTTCCGCTTTGTTTGCAATTGTGTCACCGCAAAAGCTGGGGGTGTTATTTGACTCTAGCACCGCCTTCAAGATGAAAAATGGTAATAAACGCTCCCCTGATATTTCTTTTTTTGCAAAAGAGAGATTCCAAGGGATTGCAGATCTGCCCATTGGCTTTTTAGAAGGTGCACCTGATCTAGCCGTGAAAATCCTATCCCCTGGAAATACGGTCGAAGAAATTAGTACCAAACTTGTGGAATATTTTGAAAATGGTACAAAGTTAGTTTGGGTAATTAATCCTATCCAACACTATGTCTTAGTTTATCGTTCTGCCCAAGAACCCGATCGCCTACTTAAACGTGGTGATTTTCTGGATGGAGAAGATGTTATTAATGGGTTTAGTTTTGCTGTTGATCAGTTATTTCAAAGACTTTCATTCTAGGCAAGCTTTGATTTCCAAGAAATATTGGGAATGTTGTTATAATTCAGTGGCAATTGCTGAATATTTAATACCAATTCACAAAAATGCTGACGCACGTTTGTGAATAAAAAACAGATCTCAGTAAGGTTTTTAAAAGCTAAAAATAGAATGCCATTTTTAGCTTTGTTATATGTAGCTTTAAAGATAATCCTTTTTAAGGCTAGGAAATATCATTTTTTAAAGAGTAATGACAGAGACGAAAGCATTGAAATACGCCTACTATTCTGGTTGTGTTGCTAAGGGTGCTTGCAAAGAACTCCATGCATCGACAACAGCGATCGCTCAAGCCTTAGGTATTGAATTGGTGGAATTAACTAAGGCAACCTGTTGCGGTTCGGGAACCTTTAAGGAAACCGATGAGCTAATGGAAGATGTTGTCAATGCGCGAAATATTTCTCTCGCCGAAGAATTGAATCTTAATGTGATGACGCAATGTAGCACCTGTCAGGGTGTACTTGGTCGTGTCAATGACAAGCTCAAAAGCTCTGACTCCAGTCGCAAGGATGAAGTTAATGCCTTACTGAATACCCAAGGTCATCATTTCCAAGGCTCGACGGAAGTTTTGCATTTACTCTGGATTCTCATTCGTGACTATGGCTTGGAAAATATAGCGGCTAAAGTCACGCGATCGCTTGCCAATCTGAAATGTGCTGCCTTTTATGGTTGTTATCTATTGCGATCGCAAACCGTTACGCGCTTTGACGATCCCTTTAAGCCAGAATCCCTAGAAAACATTTTTCGTACAGTTGGTGCAACTCCTATTTATTACGATGGTCGCGTACAGTGCTGCGGTTGGCC from Pseudanabaena sp. Chao 1811 encodes the following:
- a CDS encoding iron-containing alcohol dehydrogenase, translated to MENFAFYNPVKILFGKGQIANIAAEIPVDAKILVTYGGGSIKTNGVYEQVKAALTGRTFLEFGGIEANPHLETLLKAVELIRAEGVNFLLAVGGGSVVDGTKFIAAAVPFDGDPWDILAKHAPIKAAIPFGAVLTLPATGSEMNTSSVVTKWETQEKLFFSSPLVFPKFSVLDPETTFSLPPRQVSNGIVDAFTHVMEQYLTYPVNAPLQDRMAESILQTLIEEGPKTLLDLRDYESRANVMWCATMALNGLIGVGVPQDWATHMIGHELTALHGLDHAQTLAIVLPNMLTIKRDRKREKLLQYAERVWGLVDGDEDVRIDQAIQKTRDFFESVGVHTKLSDYGVGLDVIPLITDRFEKRGFVALGEHQDVTPKVVEQILALCA
- a CDS encoding low molecular weight protein-tyrosine-phosphatase yields the protein MTKKLLFVCLGNICRSPAAENIMNHLIEQEGLSDRFICDSAGTGGWHVGAPPDRRMRAAAKERGLNFVGSARQFEAMDLREFDLILAMDRDNYHNILALDPQGKFKDKVKMMCDYCQTHNDKEVPDPYYGGADGFNYVIDLLFDACGGLLKSLKSR
- a CDS encoding Uma2 family endonuclease translates to MSASVTEDLITPNAKVWTDRAFMALPDDECRYEIVNGELVVMGNSGALHGYISIVLSSALFAIVSPQKLGVLFDSSTAFKMKNGNKRSPDISFFAKERFQGIADLPIGFLEGAPDLAVKILSPGNTVEEISTKLVEYFENGTKLVWVINPIQHYVLVYRSAQEPDRLLKRGDFLDGEDVINGFSFAVDQLFQRLSF
- a CDS encoding CoB--CoM heterodisulfide reductase iron-sulfur subunit B family protein, which codes for MTETKALKYAYYSGCVAKGACKELHASTTAIAQALGIELVELTKATCCGSGTFKETDELMEDVVNARNISLAEELNLNVMTQCSTCQGVLGRVNDKLKSSDSSRKDEVNALLNTQGHHFQGSTEVLHLLWILIRDYGLENIAAKVTRSLANLKCAAFYGCYLLRSQTVTRFDDPFKPESLENIFRTVGATPIYYDGRVQCCGWPISSYAPKESFSMAGRHLTDAIAAGADCIVTPCPLCHLNLDSRQPEVEKVIGQKLGIPILHLPQLIGLAIGIDPKVLGLDRHIVSTSSVLQKLAL